From a single Anaerolineales bacterium genomic region:
- a CDS encoding pyridoxal-phosphate dependent enzyme, with product MSFIIKCLDCGHNAPYYPTSTTCPKCNSQWREAEYDYEVIGRTLLPKLAGRASDLWRYRELLPVRNPNTSLSLGEGCTPLIRAVNLGMMLGCPNIYIKDERQGPTSSFKDRQAAVTIAALKEAGITEMVAASTGNVAISYSAYASRAGMKLWAFVTSLVPSVKMREIALYGSQVIKITGSYDQCKQVASEFARQRKLYQDMGARTITSIEAMKTIAFEIAEQLTAAQGPGEDTPWRTPDWYVQAISGGMGPIGVYKGFREMQQMGWVDNIPSFAPIQADGCAPMVTSWKKGLEKAEVVNSPKTRIETLATGDPGRSYEFLRQIVNDTNGAFDSVSDADAFRAMHVLAKMEGISAEPAAAVAFAGLFKLIRAGVIKPSDTVVVNCTGHTMPAEAGILGENWSRDVKFPSADETPQEGLLSALTQVAPERFPKVAIVEDTTEARRLIRRILQSQGNFTILEASNGREGLDLIQKELPDLVIIDLMMPEMDGFTVIEALRAKQETAVIPVIVVTAKELTPDEKDRLSGHIQALLQKGDFLNDEFLDEVKSLIK from the coding sequence GTGTCATTCATCATTAAGTGCCTTGATTGCGGGCACAATGCGCCGTACTATCCCACATCCACCACCTGCCCAAAATGCAACAGCCAGTGGCGCGAGGCGGAGTACGATTACGAAGTGATCGGAAGGACCCTGTTGCCCAAGCTGGCAGGGCGGGCTTCCGACCTGTGGCGTTACCGCGAACTCCTACCCGTGCGGAATCCCAACACCAGCCTCTCGCTGGGCGAAGGCTGCACGCCGCTCATCCGCGCCGTGAATTTGGGCATGATGCTCGGCTGCCCCAATATCTACATCAAGGACGAAAGACAGGGACCCACCTCGTCGTTCAAGGACCGCCAGGCGGCGGTGACAATTGCAGCGCTGAAAGAGGCGGGTATTACAGAAATGGTGGCAGCCTCCACAGGGAACGTTGCCATCTCGTATTCGGCATACGCCTCCCGAGCTGGGATGAAGCTTTGGGCATTTGTCACCAGCCTCGTCCCGTCGGTCAAGATGCGCGAGATCGCGCTGTATGGGAGTCAGGTCATCAAGATCACGGGCTCCTACGACCAATGCAAGCAGGTCGCATCCGAATTCGCGCGCCAGCGCAAACTGTACCAGGATATGGGCGCGCGGACGATCACATCCATTGAAGCGATGAAGACCATCGCGTTCGAGATCGCTGAGCAGTTGACCGCCGCCCAGGGTCCGGGAGAGGACACTCCGTGGCGCACGCCTGACTGGTATGTGCAGGCGATCAGCGGCGGCATGGGACCGATCGGCGTGTATAAGGGTTTCCGCGAAATGCAGCAAATGGGCTGGGTGGATAACATCCCTTCCTTCGCCCCCATACAGGCAGATGGCTGTGCTCCGATGGTGACCAGCTGGAAAAAAGGACTTGAAAAAGCAGAGGTGGTCAACTCCCCCAAGACACGCATCGAAACGCTTGCCACCGGCGACCCCGGGCGCTCATATGAATTCCTGCGCCAGATCGTCAACGACACCAACGGCGCTTTTGACAGCGTAAGCGACGCGGATGCCTTCCGCGCAATGCATGTGCTGGCAAAAATGGAGGGGATTTCCGCCGAGCCTGCCGCCGCAGTGGCGTTTGCCGGCTTGTTCAAATTGATCCGCGCGGGCGTCATCAAGCCCAGCGACACGGTCGTTGTAAACTGCACCGGTCATACCATGCCTGCCGAAGCGGGCATTCTGGGCGAGAACTGGTCGCGCGATGTGAAATTCCCCAGCGCCGACGAAACTCCGCAGGAGGGCTTGCTCTCCGCTCTGACGCAGGTCGCACCGGAACGCTTTCCCAAAGTCGCCATCGTTGAAGATACGACCGAGGCACGCCGCCTCATCCGCCGCATCCTGCAATCACAAGGCAATTTCACCATCCTCGAAGCATCGAACGGACGCGAAGGACTTGACCTGATCCAGAAGGAACTGCCTGATTTGGTCATCATCGACCTGATGATGCCCGAGATGGATGGTTTCACGGTCATCGAGGCGCTGCGCGCCAAGCAGGAAACCGCCGTGATTCCGGTCATCGTCGTCACCGCAAAAGAACTCACCCCGGATGAAAAAGACCGCCTGAGCGGTCATATTCAGGCGCTGCTGCAAAAAGGCGACTTCCTGAACGACGAATTCCTCGATGAAGTAAAATCACTGATCAAATAA
- a CDS encoding GAF domain-containing protein produces the protein MQTETGIEPQLKEAVQLTDAAWAVFAERVGGAWLVRSSYRLNKSAQNELMGVMGAPSVDTWLCGALSGGYMRSTPIAPSQRLGDGRMFVFPINGTSQVLLVSAEDQSAAAQRLWKLTASLLAGRSAPPQPPLLPDLQSGLAFNLPLALEKVLGAFVQAVNCQGAWLAIRRGETLDVQAEWNAPKLRNLSLQMDENPILRRINRSLADVVVVRSQPTWESLPHGALKPNTGAWMCLPLVIGQRLIGVVSLWRQKEFTPAERGELRELAVQVSSTVEIIITFAEMTAHLRRLGLLNDFVLTVSSAQNLDQIARRMFGLLTRAFNTELITLFLRSSDGRILRDYRMFEGKLNVVSVAVAGHAIQPVLIDGRVRRVSDSAQEGFVGIHKDARSELIVPFRYRGQPAGVLVIESVSAEAFSQYDEHLMVVIASHLAGLIEYTRLREEAEGRARSLGLIHEVVGQLIGLNDKREVAAITADLVAQYFKYELAVVLLANDDDDYSIQGFGGAYAETVRDALLTEDFIKPDGITGHVLRSGESMLINDTTQDKLYKPITGWAARSEVCVAVKDGSRILGLIDVESRDQNAFTHNDLIAMEALAGILASVVSSANQYQKLQQTVRQLRATEIELNARMEAQRSAENRLVQAAKLAAVGEMAAGIAHELNNPLTTVTGFSELVLDETPADSSHRKELEMVLHEARRASAVVRRLLDFSRQGERLRTSADLNEIVHDVVALTRHLIQNSNVSLHLTLGEGLPWVLIDTDQMKQVLLNLIHNALQAMRNGGELTISTRQVSREERSWIVMSVIDSGSGIPLEDQSRIFEPFFTTRGSRGGTGLGLSVTYGIVADHGGTIEVISNPGKGSTFAVWLPI, from the coding sequence ATGCAAACCGAAACCGGCATTGAACCCCAACTCAAAGAAGCAGTGCAACTCACAGATGCGGCATGGGCGGTGTTTGCCGAACGCGTGGGCGGCGCGTGGTTGGTGCGTTCCTCCTATCGTCTCAACAAATCGGCGCAAAATGAATTGATGGGCGTGATGGGCGCGCCCTCCGTGGATACCTGGTTGTGCGGCGCGCTCAGCGGGGGCTACATGCGCTCCACGCCCATTGCGCCCAGTCAACGCCTCGGCGACGGGCGCATGTTCGTCTTTCCCATCAACGGCACATCGCAGGTCCTGCTGGTCAGCGCGGAGGACCAGTCTGCCGCCGCACAGCGCCTCTGGAAGTTGACCGCCTCCCTGCTGGCGGGGCGTTCCGCGCCGCCGCAGCCGCCGCTTCTTCCCGACCTGCAATCTGGTCTGGCTTTCAATCTTCCGCTTGCGCTGGAGAAGGTGCTGGGCGCCTTTGTGCAGGCGGTGAACTGTCAGGGCGCGTGGCTGGCGATCCGCCGCGGCGAAACGCTGGACGTGCAGGCGGAATGGAACGCGCCCAAACTGCGTAACCTGTCGCTCCAGATGGATGAGAACCCCATCCTGCGCCGCATCAACCGCTCCCTTGCGGATGTCGTCGTCGTGCGCAGCCAGCCCACCTGGGAGTCCCTGCCGCACGGCGCGCTCAAACCCAATACCGGCGCGTGGATGTGCCTGCCGCTTGTCATCGGTCAACGCCTGATCGGGGTCGTATCGTTGTGGCGGCAGAAGGAGTTCACGCCTGCCGAGCGCGGCGAACTGCGCGAACTGGCGGTGCAGGTCTCCTCGACCGTGGAGATCATCATCACCTTCGCCGAAATGACCGCGCACCTGCGGCGGCTGGGCTTGCTCAATGATTTCGTGCTGACCGTCTCCTCCGCGCAAAACCTGGACCAGATCGCGCGGCGCATGTTCGGTCTGCTCACGCGCGCCTTCAATACCGAACTCATCACGCTCTTCCTGCGCTCCAGCGACGGGCGCATCCTGCGCGATTACCGCATGTTCGAAGGGAAGCTGAACGTTGTCAGCGTGGCGGTGGCTGGGCACGCGATCCAGCCGGTTCTTATCGATGGACGCGTCCGCCGTGTTTCGGATTCCGCGCAGGAGGGCTTTGTCGGCATCCATAAAGATGCCCGTTCCGAGCTGATCGTCCCGTTCCGTTACCGCGGGCAGCCCGCCGGGGTGCTGGTGATCGAGAGTGTTTCCGCCGAGGCGTTCAGCCAGTACGACGAGCATCTCATGGTGGTCATCGCAAGCCATCTGGCGGGGCTGATCGAATACACGCGCCTGCGCGAGGAGGCGGAGGGCAGGGCGCGCAGTCTGGGGCTGATCCATGAGGTGGTGGGGCAGTTGATCGGCTTGAACGACAAGCGCGAAGTTGCCGCCATTACCGCCGACCTTGTGGCGCAGTATTTCAAATATGAGCTTGCCGTCGTCCTGCTTGCGAATGACGACGATGATTATTCCATTCAGGGCTTTGGCGGCGCGTATGCCGAAACGGTGCGCGACGCGCTCTTGACCGAAGACTTCATCAAGCCGGACGGCATCACCGGGCATGTGTTGAGAAGCGGCGAGAGCATGCTCATCAACGACACCACGCAGGATAAATTGTACAAGCCGATCACAGGCTGGGCGGCGCGTTCGGAGGTCTGTGTCGCCGTCAAGGACGGCTCGCGGATTTTGGGCTTGATCGACGTGGAGAGCCGCGACCAGAACGCCTTTACCCACAACGACCTGATCGCAATGGAGGCGCTGGCGGGCATCCTTGCCTCCGTGGTCTCCAGCGCCAACCAATATCAGAAGCTGCAGCAGACCGTCCGCCAGTTGCGGGCGACCGAGATCGAGTTGAATGCCCGCATGGAGGCGCAGCGTTCCGCCGAGAACCGTCTCGTGCAGGCTGCCAAGCTTGCCGCCGTCGGTGAAATGGCGGCGGGCATTGCGCACGAGTTGAACAATCCGCTGACGACCGTCACAGGCTTTTCGGAACTGGTGCTGGATGAAACCCCCGCGGATTCGTCCCACCGCAAGGAACTTGAGATGGTCCTGCACGAGGCGCGGCGCGCCAGCGCCGTCGTCCGCCGCCTGCTGGATTTCTCCCGCCAGGGCGAGCGCCTGCGCACCAGCGCCGATCTGAACGAGATCGTCCATGATGTTGTCGCGCTGACGCGGCATCTCATCCAGAACAGCAATGTCAGCCTGCACCTGACGCTTGGGGAGGGGCTGCCCTGGGTGCTGATCGACACCGATCAGATGAAACAGGTGTTATTAAACCTCATCCACAATGCGCTGCAGGCGATGCGGAATGGCGGCGAGTTGACGATCTCCACCCGCCAGGTATCGCGCGAGGAAAGGAGCTGGATCGTCATGTCAGTCATCGATAGCGGCAGCGGTATTCCGCTGGAAGACCAGAGCCGCATCTTCGAACCGTTCTTCACCACGCGCGGCTCGCGCGGCGGCACGGGGCTGGGGCTCTCGGTCACTTATGGCATTGTCGCCGATCACGGCGGCACCATCGAGGTCATCAGCAATCCCGGCAAGGGTTCCACCTTCGCCGTCTGGCTTCCGATCTGA
- a CDS encoding DUF6494 family protein → MHEETFNLSIRKFLKLVGTNSQREIEQAVRTALEEGRIKGDETFPASITLTVADLNLNFKIDGEIKLQ, encoded by the coding sequence ATGCACGAAGAAACCTTCAACCTCAGCATCCGCAAATTTCTTAAGCTCGTAGGCACCAACTCGCAGCGCGAGATCGAACAAGCAGTGCGAACCGCCCTTGAAGAGGGGCGCATCAAGGGGGACGAGACCTTTCCCGCAAGTATAACGCTCACAGTGGCAGACCTGAACCTGAACTTCAAGATCGACGGCGAGATCAAACTGCAATAA
- a CDS encoding response regulator transcription factor, producing MKSNILIVDDEPVARQSLTDILKLEGYIVSSAPNGQSAVEHVRTHAVDLMIVDLKMPGMDGLEVVQVVNQTSPETEVILLTAYGSIETAIQALRLRIHDYLLKPASPAQIIASVKKGLSRRTSKSRAGAVVAASDDGGQEVFPLKDGTTVDLSRRQIKFKNKVEHLTPAEGRLLRVLMENEGKVFSHRELVLLVQGYDTSQREAPEILRPLVSRLRHKLENFPSLSERVVSVRGTGYLYEGDN from the coding sequence ATGAAGTCGAACATATTGATCGTTGATGATGAACCCGTTGCCCGCCAGTCCCTGACGGACATCCTGAAGCTGGAAGGGTACATCGTCTCCTCTGCGCCCAACGGTCAGTCGGCGGTGGAACATGTCCGCACCCATGCCGTCGACCTGATGATCGTGGACCTGAAAATGCCCGGCATGGACGGTCTGGAGGTGGTGCAGGTCGTCAATCAGACCTCGCCAGAGACCGAGGTCATTTTGCTGACCGCCTATGGTTCCATCGAGACCGCCATTCAGGCGCTGCGCCTGCGCATTCATGATTATCTGCTCAAACCGGCATCTCCCGCGCAGATCATCGCCAGCGTCAAGAAGGGATTGTCGCGCCGCACATCGAAATCCCGTGCCGGTGCTGTTGTTGCCGCCAGCGACGACGGCGGGCAGGAAGTATTCCCGCTGAAGGACGGCACCACGGTGGACCTTTCCCGCCGGCAGATAAAGTTCAAAAACAAGGTGGAACACCTCACTCCCGCCGAGGGCAGGTTGCTGCGGGTGTTGATGGAAAATGAAGGCAAGGTCTTCTCGCATCGCGAACTGGTCTTGCTGGTGCAGGGCTACGACACATCACAGCGTGAAGCGCCGGAGATCCTGCGCCCGCTTGTGAGCCGTCTGCGGCACAAGCTGGAGAATTTCCCGTCCCTTTCGGAGCGGGTCGTCAGTGTGCGCGGAACGGGGTATCTGTATGAGGGCGATAATTAA
- a CDS encoding DMT family transporter: MLKKQTAGILAAFTSAVFLGMAPVFGKLAITQGFTPFAVVALRTSFAAGIMLVVVVLFYRQFLYIFPVGLIGCVLAGAINGLGSLLYYLALERLDASVGQLLYSLYPFFVALWLILDHQPPTRLTLFRIALATIAVLLLTYTPNRSVDMVGVAMMIGAAVLYAMHLPINQRVLYEVPAPTVALYTLLAMSAVVVPVFLIFDRTLPSANIPWTPVICLTFVTLFSRIALFLGVKKIGGMQTALLGLAELLIAIILSNLFLGENLSATQWLGAAGLGISLILVMYEKPAPPVHSGKTGWLSWIRPPGLPKDMFGPYE, translated from the coding sequence TTGTTAAAAAAGCAAACGGCTGGGATCCTTGCAGCGTTCACATCGGCGGTATTTCTTGGGATGGCTCCCGTTTTTGGGAAACTTGCCATCACGCAGGGTTTCACGCCGTTCGCGGTCGTCGCCCTGCGCACCAGTTTCGCCGCCGGCATCATGCTGGTGGTGGTCGTGCTTTTTTACCGCCAGTTCCTGTACATCTTCCCGGTCGGGCTGATCGGTTGTGTGCTTGCGGGGGCAATCAACGGATTGGGATCCCTGCTTTATTATCTCGCCCTCGAACGGCTGGATGCCAGCGTCGGGCAGCTGCTCTACTCCCTGTATCCGTTCTTTGTTGCCTTATGGCTGATCCTTGACCATCAACCGCCCACCCGCCTGACACTTTTCCGCATCGCGCTTGCGACCATCGCCGTGCTCCTGCTCACCTACACGCCAAACCGCAGCGTGGACATGGTCGGCGTGGCAATGATGATCGGAGCCGCGGTCCTGTATGCCATGCACCTTCCCATCAACCAGCGCGTGTTGTACGAAGTCCCCGCGCCGACCGTGGCGCTTTACACCCTGCTTGCCATGAGCGCCGTCGTCGTCCCGGTTTTTTTGATCTTCGACCGCACACTGCCCAGCGCAAACATCCCCTGGACGCCGGTCATCTGCCTGACCTTTGTGACGCTCTTCTCGCGCATCGCGCTCTTCCTTGGCGTGAAAAAGATCGGCGGAATGCAAACCGCCCTGCTGGGACTCGCCGAACTGCTGATCGCGATCATCCTCAGCAACCTGTTCCTCGGCGAGAACCTGTCCGCCACCCAATGGCTCGGCGCGGCCGGACTCGGGATCAGCCTGATACTGGTCATGTACGAGAAGCCTGCGCCGCCAGTTCACAGCGGTAAGACCGGCTGGCTCTCATGGATCCGCCCGCCGGGACTTCCAAAGGATATGTTCGGTCCATATGAATAA
- a CDS encoding response regulator — MENPFVFVVDDEPGIAMLTERFLTRAGYKAAANTDPRAAIEYLKENPVDLLLVDIRMPEVDGFEVIQHTQRLQPDAAVLIMTGHGTVETAIRALRQGVDGLLLKPFQSAELLEAVRLAMADSQKKRDAARTQALRPLFTVTESLFSETRREPLLDLIINAIRGHLNCGQAACYQQESEGGRFALAAPHGFNSPQPLLDLISRIGDSTSPLMVNANGPGNAAVKALLSDLGLGSVILVPVVHPNLGMVFHAARTADEPPFRESDLEMLQILARQAITALENARLYAEQLDYVRRIEESQKALLQAEKMAAAGRLSASIAHEINNPLQAVQNCLHLAAREDLVSEKRLEYFNLARTELERLMLTVRRMLDFYRPGASSLEKVDLAEMLQYVLALMSKQLNEASITVSVEFTGDPQPIMAVGSQIQQVFINLILNAADAMPGGGTLGVTIRSLRDGIEVLFQDSGKGIPKEKQTNIFEPFFSTKDGGTGLGLTVSYNIITAHGGVLELLSERGPGACFRIFLPTGGKQ; from the coding sequence ATGGAAAATCCATTCGTTTTTGTCGTCGATGATGAACCCGGCATCGCCATGCTCACCGAGCGCTTCCTGACCCGCGCCGGGTACAAGGCGGCTGCCAATACCGATCCGCGCGCCGCCATCGAGTATCTCAAGGAGAACCCGGTCGACCTGCTGTTGGTCGACATCCGCATGCCCGAAGTGGACGGCTTCGAAGTCATTCAACATACCCAGCGCCTCCAGCCCGATGCCGCCGTACTGATCATGACCGGTCACGGCACGGTGGAGACCGCCATCCGCGCGCTGCGGCAGGGGGTGGACGGCTTGCTGCTCAAACCGTTCCAAAGCGCGGAACTGCTGGAGGCTGTGCGGCTTGCCATGGCAGACAGCCAGAAGAAGCGCGATGCCGCGCGCACACAGGCGCTGCGTCCGTTGTTCACCGTCACCGAGTCGCTCTTTTCCGAAACCCGCCGCGAGCCTTTGCTCGATCTCATCATCAACGCCATCCGCGGGCATTTGAATTGCGGGCAGGCTGCCTGTTACCAGCAGGAAAGCGAAGGCGGGCGGTTCGCATTAGCCGCCCCTCATGGTTTCAATTCGCCGCAGCCCCTTTTGGACCTGATCTCCCGCATCGGAGACTCTACCAGCCCGCTGATGGTCAACGCCAACGGACCGGGGAACGCGGCTGTGAAAGCGCTTCTTTCCGATCTCGGGCTTGGTTCGGTTATTCTTGTGCCGGTCGTCCACCCGAATTTGGGCATGGTCTTCCATGCCGCCCGCACAGCGGACGAGCCTCCCTTCCGCGAATCCGACCTCGAAATGCTGCAGATCCTTGCGCGCCAGGCGATCACCGCCCTGGAGAATGCGCGTCTGTACGCCGAGCAGTTGGATTACGTCCGCCGCATTGAAGAATCCCAGAAGGCATTGCTTCAAGCCGAGAAGATGGCAGCGGCGGGACGCTTGAGCGCCTCGATTGCGCACGAGATCAACAATCCCTTGCAGGCGGTGCAGAACTGTCTGCATCTCGCCGCCCGCGAAGACCTCGTCAGCGAGAAGCGTTTGGAATACTTCAATCTCGCCCGCACCGAACTCGAACGCCTGATGCTCACCGTCCGCCGCATGCTGGACTTTTACCGCCCCGGCGCTTCCTCGCTCGAAAAAGTGGATTTGGCGGAGATGCTCCAGTATGTGCTGGCGCTGATGTCCAAACAATTGAACGAGGCTTCCATTACCGTTTCCGTGGAATTTACCGGCGATCCGCAGCCGATCATGGCGGTCGGCAGTCAGATCCAGCAGGTGTTCATCAATCTGATCCTGAACGCAGCGGATGCCATGCCCGGCGGCGGCACCCTGGGCGTGACCATCCGTTCACTGCGGGATGGCATCGAGGTCCTGTTCCAGGATAGCGGCAAGGGCATCCCCAAGGAAAAGCAGACCAATATTTTCGAGCCGTTCTTTAGTACTAAAGACGGAGGCACCGGCTTGGGATTAACCGTAAGTTACAATATAATTACCGCTCACGGAGGTGTGCTGGAATTGTTGTCAGAACGCGGTCCCGGCGCCTGTTTCCGCATCTTCTTGCCAACAGGAGGAAAACAATGA
- a CDS encoding SH3 domain-containing protein: protein MFRLRSVFLVFLMALILPYAGASPAAAAQLGMPDTQRTRNFINLYIDEIKILGNTGDLVGAGEFRLIVLAADTTGKSTGMFCPGDKPLKMRKGDVIKAPCLAGMSIDEATVSDGVYLTVMVVDEDKSSLPADLSYEAATSGLSSAFGRAVKERAITLGLTTAKNSTPYTFIAGTLISFLSGKLKEWIQKADVIGSQGIYLSRKDSWSANKTTTVKSKDGGIQITYTIVRTSSAPPNQNAPVLGGSTSTSTQTSPGQPSTQKYWCDDLSKVKLKVGDRAKVLWLKVNLRTAPIVPQEYYENSIAKLEEGTTITIIGGPACAHEGTWWQVRTGRGQTGWMREYVKSSGYLIGR from the coding sequence ATGTTCAGGCTACGTTCTGTATTTTTGGTTTTTTTGATGGCACTAATTCTGCCTTATGCGGGGGCTTCTCCTGCGGCAGCAGCACAACTTGGAATGCCGGATACACAAAGAACTAGAAATTTTATAAATCTCTATATCGATGAGATAAAAATTCTTGGCAATACCGGCGACTTGGTTGGCGCCGGCGAGTTTCGTTTGATCGTCCTGGCTGCTGATACAACAGGCAAATCAACTGGCATGTTCTGTCCAGGTGATAAACCACTGAAAATGCGCAAGGGGGATGTGATAAAAGCCCCCTGTCTGGCTGGTATGAGTATTGATGAAGCTACAGTATCCGATGGGGTATATCTCACGGTTATGGTGGTGGATGAAGATAAATCATCCCTGCCCGCGGATCTATCATATGAAGCTGCCACCAGCGGTCTTAGTTCCGCTTTCGGAAGGGCTGTAAAAGAACGTGCAATCACGCTGGGGTTGACTACAGCAAAAAATAGCACTCCTTACACGTTCATTGCTGGTACGTTAATTAGTTTTCTAAGCGGCAAACTCAAGGAGTGGATTCAAAAAGCGGATGTTATCGGCTCGCAAGGTATTTATTTGAGCAGAAAAGATAGTTGGTCCGCCAACAAGACGACCACCGTAAAATCAAAGGATGGAGGGATTCAGATCACCTATACCATCGTCCGCACTTCTTCCGCGCCGCCGAATCAAAATGCGCCTGTTCTTGGTGGGTCTACGTCCACATCCACGCAAACATCGCCTGGTCAACCATCAACGCAGAAGTATTGGTGCGACGATTTGAGTAAGGTGAAACTCAAAGTAGGAGACCGCGCAAAAGTTCTTTGGCTCAAAGTTAACCTGCGCACGGCACCGATTGTCCCGCAGGAATACTACGAAAACAGCATTGCAAAGCTGGAGGAGGGAACGACGATTACGATTATTGGCGGTCCGGCGTGTGCCCACGAAGGAACATGGTGGCAGGTGCGCACCGGGAGGGGGCAAACCGGCTGGATGCGGGAATATGTTAAGAGTTCTGGCTATTTAATTGGGCGTTAG